Proteins encoded in a region of the Xylocopa sonorina isolate GNS202 chromosome 1, iyXylSono1_principal, whole genome shotgun sequence genome:
- the LOC143432784 gene encoding uncharacterized protein LOC143432784 isoform X1 has translation MSKEENGGEVPEEGTTGSDAAKRDADVYENRGTKKIVRLITVIAYMFSVSFVAIVLSAYYLFIWEAPNPRQLRRPLQFYGDPRMQSLIGDRIAVEGDSNGFRQDWNTSNISFSVRNFDTNNHFNDYDHIRKHKKELNESLLLLRNSLVEALQDKQQINDSKSSNRNFSRENWTISKLVNYTSSEKGKMLNLTGKLVGRGLRHSEIMNRMPDNNDKSPTVESSTTISGDEANNDRFTSTRNYSGRDSFKNIFQLNQNLTERTVFDEERYETSVSPNFKPKTEAFIKNRVKITMQDNRGYLEQSDLSAENVTNVVLNFKETQMERMTKKSVTLANEQSRFSGMITTQRQKDLLTTLIEVANTSSSVTPPPLTSDNSQNDFQSDVETKETSTKMDSNTD, from the exons ATGAGCAAGGAAGAAAACGGTGGAGAAGTTCCCGAAGAAGGGACTACCGGTAGCGATGCAGCGAAAAGAGATGCGGATGTCTATGAAAATCGAGGGACCAAGAAGATAGTACGTTTAATCACTGTGATAGCATACATGTTCTCTGTCAGTTTCGTGGCCATCGTTTTGAGTgcgtattatttatttatttgggaAGCACCGAATCCACGACAATTACGGAGACCGTTACAATTTTACGGAGACCCTCGAATGCAATCGTTAATTGGCGATCGAATAGCTGTAGAAGGTGATTCGAATGGATTCCGACAAGACTGGAATACGTCGAATATTTCGTTCTCTGTTCGCAATTTTGACACGAATAATCACTTCAACGATTACGATCACATAAGGAAACATAAGAAAGAGTTGAACGAATCTTTGTTACTATTGAGAAATTCTTTGGTAGAGGCTTTGCAAGATAAGCAGCAGATAAACGATTCAAAATCGTCGAATCGAAATTTTTCTCGAGAGAACTGGACTATTTCCAAGTTGGTAAATTACACTTCATCCGAGAAAGGAAAAATGTTAAATTTGACAGGGAAATTAGTTGGACGAGGCTTAAGACACTCTGAAATTATGAATCGTATGCCCGACAATAATGATAAATCCCCGACAGTGGAGTCTTCGACGACTATTTCCGGAGATGAAGCGAATAATGACCGTTTTACGAGTACCAGAAATTATTCTGGCCGCGattcgtttaaaaatattttccaaTTAAACCAGAATTTGACGGAGAGAACGGTTTTCGACGAAGAGAGATACGAAACCAGCGTTTCGCCAAATTTTAAACCAAAAACGGAAGCGTTTATTAAAAACCGTGTAAAAATTACAATGCAAGACAATCGAGGATATCTTGAACAATCAGATTTATCCGCTGAAAATGTGACAAACGTTGTGCTGAACTTCAAAG AAACGCAGATGGAAAGAATGACTAAAAAGTCGGTGACCCTGGCAAATGAACAAAGTCGTTTTTCAGGAATGATAACCACGCAACGCCAAAAGGACTTGTTAACTACCCTAATAGAGGTTGCTAATACATCTTCGAGTGTTACACCGCCGCCACTAACGTCCGATAATTCGCAAAATGATTTTCAAAGTGACGTAGAAACCAAAGAGACATCGACCAAAATGGATTCCAACACCGATTAA
- the LOC143432775 gene encoding U3 small nucleolar RNA-associated protein 25 homolog, whose protein sequence is MVRGKRPIRGGKRKFNRHDGRPKAKKGKFNLKEASYIKDRASRYKEIENRRKILEEEKSQQQELQSDNSDDEQENPMRNLLSTFSNSNDLLQLTASEFNLSESDHFSEDDGIKNNYLAVQSDNVHDEAEDPTSDNEEIQLKEDDEEDPETAREDAGYLRDPFSLHLHDDLSDKLYKAVSAVPQIVETQKLTWPILGNLICQIPRPSEYAKKPVEESNITILENKKFAKHGAAPRLIDSVDWNKLYVKSQIHANITKANYPNINDNAKKNLCGITPLQKELFSIINNYQDLYYPERTFSNADQIRFIYCLHVVNHALKTRTKILHHNAKITKSVSANMAEIPDEYRDQGLVRPKILIIVPFRHSCLKIVQLLISILIGEDKGGSVINKKRFMEDFTGNELTMSKINRKPEDYELTFQGNTDDTFKLGISITKKTLKLYSEFYSSDIIISSLLGLRILIGAEGEAERDFDFLASIELLILDQAELFLTQNWDHMIHVLNHLHLQPKDFHGTDFSRVRSWCVNGWTKYYRQTLIFSSIHVPEIYGVFNKKCYNYAGKVKVINPVSSGFICQVAVQVPQVFHRFEASNHSQALERRMEFFVTKVLPQYKDIIMSHTLIFVPSYFDFVKLRNYLKKEEYSFVQICEYSKDAKVARARDMFFHNDAHFLLYSERFHFFHRIRVKGIRHIIFYAPPTFPHFYTEMCNLMQEANQNPRAGSESNMTVTILYCKYDVMQLSAIVGTERANKMVVSEKSIHMLMTGE, encoded by the coding sequence ATGGTACGTGGTAAAAGACCAATTCGCGGTGGAAAAAGAAAATTCAACCGTCACGATGGTCGACCGAAGGCAAAGAAAGGGAAATTTAACCTAAAAGAAGCTTCGTATATAAAGGATCGTGCTAGCAGATACAAAGAAATCGAGAATCGGAGGAAAATACTTGAAGAAGAAAAATCGCAACAACAAGAATTGCAAAGTGACAATTCTGACGACGAGCAGGAAAATCCAATGCGAAATTTACTATCTACTTTTTCGAATAGTAACGATTTGCTACAACTGACCGCTAGCGAATTTAATTTATCGGAAAGTGATCATTTTAGCGAGGATGATggtattaaaaataattatttagcCGTACAATCAGACAACGTGCACGACGAAGCAGAAGATCCGACGTCTGACAACGAAGAAATTCAATTGAAAGAGGACGACGAAGAAGATCCTGAAACTGCTCGCGAAGATGCTGGCTATTTAAGGGATCCATTTTCGTTACACCTCCACGACGATCTGTCCGATAAACTTTACAAAGCAGTATCCGCTGTTCCGCAAATCGTAGAAACGCAGAAGCTAACGTGGCCCATTTTAGGTAATTTAATATGTCAAATTCCAAGACCTTCCGAGTACGCAAAGAAGCCAGTAGAAGAAAGTAATATTACCATTCTAGAAAATAAAAAGTTTGCCAAGCATGGCGCTGCTCCTCGCTTAATCGACAGCGTCGATTGGAACAAGTTATATGTTAAGTCTCAAATTCACGCTAATATTACAAAAGCGAATTATCCAAATATAAACGATAATGCGAAGAAGAATCTGTGCGGTATAACACCTTTACAGAAGGAGTTGTTTTCcataataaataattatcaaGATTTGTATTATCCCGAAAGGACATTTTCTAATGCCGATCAAATAAGATTTATATATTGTTTGCACGTTGTTAATCATGCGTTAAAAACACGAACAAAAATATTACATCATAATGCAAAAATAACAAAATCAGTATCTGCGAACATGGCAGAAATTCCAGACGAATATAGAGATCAGGGTTTGGTGAGAccaaaaattttaataatagtccCCTTTAGACATTCGTGTCTAAAAATTGTGCAATTATTGATATCTATTTTAATCGGAGAAGACAAAGGTGGCTCGgttataaataaaaaaagattcATGGAAGATTTTACCGGTAATGAACTAACAATGTCAAAGATAAATCGAAAACCTGAAGATTATGAATTGACATTTCAAGGAAATACAGACGATACGTTCAAACTAGGGATTTCCATTACAAAAAAGacattaaaactatattcagAGTTTTATTCTTCGGATATAATAATCTCATCGCTACTAGGTTTAAGGATATTAATAGGCGCTGAAGGTGAAGCGGAGAGAGATTTTGATTTCTTGGCATCCATAGAATTATTGATTCTCGATCAAGCGGAATTATTTTTAACCCAGAACTGGGACCACATGATACACGTGCTGAATCATTTACATTTACAGCCGAAAGATTTCCACGGGACAGACTTTTCACGAGTAAGAAGTTGGTGCGTGAATGGATGGACCAAATACTATAGACAGACATTAATATTCTCAAGTATCCATGTGCCTGAAATTTATGGAGTATTCAATAAGAAGTGTTACAATTACGCGGGCAAAGTAAAGGTAATAAACCCCGTTTCTTCAGGATTCATTTGCCAAGTGGCCGTACAAGTACCGCAAGTGTTTCATAGATTCGAAGCTTCGAATCATTCTCAAGCGTTGGAACGCAGAATGGAATTCTTTGTAACAAAGGTGCTTCCTCAGTACAAAGATATAATTATGAGTCATACGTTAATTTTTGTACCATCCTACTTTGATTTTGTGAAACTacgaaattatttgaaaaaagaGGAATATAGTTTTGTACAAATTTGTGAATACTCCAAAGATGCAAAAGTAGCAAGAGCGAGAGATATGTTCTTCCATAATGATGCACATTTTCTTTTGTATTCTGAACGATTTCATTTTTTTCATAGAATAAGGGTGAAAGGTATAAGGCACATTATATTTTATGCGCCGCCAACTTTTCCCCACTTTTACACGGAAATGTGTAACTTGATGCAAGAAGCTAATCAGAATCCACGCGCAGGTTCTGAAAGTAATATGACAGTTACCATTTTATACTGTAAATATGATGTTATGCAGCTTTCTGCAATTGTGGGTACTGAAAGAGCGAATAAAATGGTCGTATCAGAAAAATCTATCCATATGCTTATGACTGGCGAATAA
- the LOC143432784 gene encoding uncharacterized protein LOC143432784 isoform X2, translating to MSKEENGGEVPEEGTTGSDAAKRDADVYENRGTKKIVRLITVIAYMFSVSFVAIVLSAYYLFIWEAPNPRQLRRPLQFYGDPRMQSLIGDRIAVEGDSNGFRQDWNTSNISFSVRNFDTNNHFNDYDHIRKHKKELNESLLLLRNSLVEALQDKQQINDSKSSNRNFSRENWTISKLVNYTSSEKGKMLNLTGKLVGRGLRHSEIMNRMPDNNDKSPTVESSTTISGDEANNDRFTSTRNYSGRDSFKNIFQLNQNLTERTVFDEERYETSVSPNFKPKTEAFIKNRVKITMQDNRGYLEQSDLSAENVTNVVLNFKAKTLENRQKWLRAMYYT from the exons ATGAGCAAGGAAGAAAACGGTGGAGAAGTTCCCGAAGAAGGGACTACCGGTAGCGATGCAGCGAAAAGAGATGCGGATGTCTATGAAAATCGAGGGACCAAGAAGATAGTACGTTTAATCACTGTGATAGCATACATGTTCTCTGTCAGTTTCGTGGCCATCGTTTTGAGTgcgtattatttatttatttgggaAGCACCGAATCCACGACAATTACGGAGACCGTTACAATTTTACGGAGACCCTCGAATGCAATCGTTAATTGGCGATCGAATAGCTGTAGAAGGTGATTCGAATGGATTCCGACAAGACTGGAATACGTCGAATATTTCGTTCTCTGTTCGCAATTTTGACACGAATAATCACTTCAACGATTACGATCACATAAGGAAACATAAGAAAGAGTTGAACGAATCTTTGTTACTATTGAGAAATTCTTTGGTAGAGGCTTTGCAAGATAAGCAGCAGATAAACGATTCAAAATCGTCGAATCGAAATTTTTCTCGAGAGAACTGGACTATTTCCAAGTTGGTAAATTACACTTCATCCGAGAAAGGAAAAATGTTAAATTTGACAGGGAAATTAGTTGGACGAGGCTTAAGACACTCTGAAATTATGAATCGTATGCCCGACAATAATGATAAATCCCCGACAGTGGAGTCTTCGACGACTATTTCCGGAGATGAAGCGAATAATGACCGTTTTACGAGTACCAGAAATTATTCTGGCCGCGattcgtttaaaaatattttccaaTTAAACCAGAATTTGACGGAGAGAACGGTTTTCGACGAAGAGAGATACGAAACCAGCGTTTCGCCAAATTTTAAACCAAAAACGGAAGCGTTTATTAAAAACCGTGTAAAAATTACAATGCAAGACAATCGAGGATATCTTGAACAATCAGATTTATCCGCTGAAAATGTGACAAACGTTGTGCTGAACTTCAAAG CGAAAACGTTGGAAAATCGGCAAAAGTGGCTTCGTGCGATGTATTATACTTAG